Proteins found in one Crassostrea angulata isolate pt1a10 chromosome 3, ASM2561291v2, whole genome shotgun sequence genomic segment:
- the LOC128176014 gene encoding uncharacterized protein LOC128176014: MGRLFGSAGMPMMACIALLIGAIFQILGFAAPYWAFDGTYDVGLWRVARCKTGYHLDCYREDHVEYFTSDWLKVVRAFESLGVIFMALPLVIIPVYMYVSLGLYYRFMMTSMCVSSLISALSIIIGVSVYSVNITLSDWDVSWCLFVCIVAFVATLIAFLILVVAACSNCPPELKQVIVPDPTTIYIHPTKQRFVMIADYSYPA, from the exons ATGGGAAGACTTTTCGGATCGGCCGGTATGCCCATGATGGCATGCATCGCTCTTCTTATTGGAGCCATATTCCAGATTCTGGGCTTTGCCGCGCCTTACTGGGCCTTTGATGGTACCTATGATGTGGGCCTATGGCGGGTGGCCCGCTGTAAAACTGGATACCACCTCGACTGTTACAGAGAGGACCACGTGGAGTACTTCACTTCAG actggtTGAAGGTGGTCCGGGCCTTTGAGAGTCTGGGGGTGATATTTATGGCACTGCCCCTGGTGATTATaccagtgtacatgtatgtgtcccTGGGACTGTACTACAGATTCATGATGACCAGCATGTGTGTGTCCTCCCTAATATCAG CCCTGAGCATCATCATAGGTGTGTCTGTCTACTCGGTGAACATCACCCTGAGTGACTGGGACGTCTCCTggtgtctgtttgtctgtatTGTGGCCTTTGTTGCCACCCTTATAGCCTTCCTCATCCTTGTTGTGGCCGCTTGCAGCAATTGTCCACCGGAACTTAAGCAGGTCATTGTGCCAGACCCCACAACAATCTACATCCATCCAACGAAACAACGATTTGTAATGATAGCTGATTATTCCTATCCAGCATAA
- the LOC128176008 gene encoding AP-5 complex subunit mu-1-like — translation MSIRALWIVPIVRQSTADLLQDNIIFTRYFPLIEKKVKSANGEAYISLPSPTEFSNGLLFELGFKDEEKFIQSRDTCQKVERKPVFEVTTPAGTVWPVVVVEQRGLLFCCLPLVPDNLTTSRPDLIQIPGVSLGFSLLCGLTDFLRQCPPSEVAQRSGDLHLYLNTAAPFGRISDVNCDTVMAKMSNKPSYLPRAQKQPSWKPVLHKGKNILYLALTENIRAIQFNKENTADTFDLYGSVSCKSDLEVALSDVTINLSYNSPESAIPMDNLLIHPCVQSADCSMLQRGETKAAPRRIRFTPPTEMFTLCHYTASGLKGPPIKAVYDMKMTDNRASLTIQLTLSDKVKNAFEYCEMQIPFHNRGIISAQDSSVSQGNTLISPDKRILVWNIGQKFPKSLNANLEATVVFTDAKSPSSFDDPFCTDQNAYAQLFFKIPDFTHSGCCIDSKSIQVSPSTKFKLNTVHEYLSAEYKIWNCNGDVLSSSVPKALLKQMADM, via the exons ATGAGCATTCGAGCATTATGGATTGTTCCAATAGTTCGTCAAAGTACTGCTGATCTCTTGCAAGataacataatttttacaaG GTATTTTCCACTTATCGAAAAGAAAGTCAAATCAGCAAATGGGGAGGCGTATATATCCTTGCCAAGTCCAACTGAATTTTCCAATGGACTTCTTTTTGAGCTAGGATTCAAGGATGAAGAAAAg TTCATACAATCACGAGACACTTGTCAGAAGGTGGAGAGGAAGCCGGTGTTTGAGGTGACCACGCCCGCGGGAACAGTATGGCCGGTTGTGGTGGTGGAGCAG AGGGGCCTGCTATTTTGCTGTCTACCCTTGGTCCCTGATAACCTGACCACAAGTCGACCAGATCTCATACAGAT ACCTGGTGTTTCTCTTGGATTTTCCCTACTCTGTGGATTGACGGACTTTCTAAGGCAATGCCCACCTTCTGAG GTCGCACAAAGGAGTGGAGACTTGCATCTATACCTGAACACAGCAGCTCCATTCGGAAGAATATCTGATGTCAATTGTGATACTGTGATGGCTAAAATGTCTAACAAACCTAGCTACCTCCCCAGAGCTCAGAAA CAACCTTCTTGGAAACCTGTTCTCcacaaaggaaaaaatattctcTATCTGGCCCTTACAGAAAACATCAGAGCTATCCAG TTTAACAAGGAAAACACAGCGGACACCTTCGACCTGTATGGGTCAGTATCATGTAAGTCGGACCTAGAGGTGGCGCTCTCAGACGTAACAATCAACCTGTCCTATAACTCTCCTGAGTCCGCCATTCCTATGGACAATCTTCTGATCCACCCCTGTGTTCAAAGCGCTGACTGCTCCATGCTTCAAAGAG GGGAGACCAAAGCAGCACCCAGAAGGATTCGATTCACCCCACCCACAGAAATGTTCACCCTCTGCCATTACACTGCATCAGGGCTAAAGGGACCTCCCATTAAGGCCGTGTATGATATGAAG ATGACAGATAACCGGGCCTCTCTGACGATTCAGCTGACACTGAGTGACAAGGTCAAGAATGCGTTTGAGTACTGTGAGATGCAGATACCATTCCACAACAg gGGTATAATTTCTGCCCAGGATTCTTCTGTCAGTCAGGGCAACACCTTAATTTCTCCTGATAAAAGAATTCTTGTTTGGAACATAG gtcaGAAGTTCCCTAAATCCTTGAATGCAAACTTGGAAGCTACTGTTGTGTTCACAGATGCCAAATCTCCAAGCTCCTTTGATGACCCATTTTGTACGGACCAGAATGCTTATGCACAG CTGTTTTTCAAGATCCCTGACTTCACTCACTCTGGATGTTGTATAGACTCCAAATCCATTCAGGTTTCGCCAAGCACAAAATTCAAACTCAACACAG TACATGAGTATCTGTCCGCTGAGTACAAGATATGGAACTGTAATGGTGATGTGTTAAGCAGCAGTGTTCCCAAGGCTCTCCTGAAGCAGATGGCAGACATGTAA
- the LOC128177166 gene encoding uncharacterized protein LOC128177166, producing MTKYHRKEDGNEIRKALGLDKDQCLFCLQSEDNEEKFGRKIKKFGLTIHYFCMLFASGLSQRGDSDEDGISGFLPADVLKELKRGLRLRCTFCKQKGATIGCVVGKCRTVFHFSCGINGKTLHQFFDTFSSYCLEHRPQQTPCPDTQEAEVSCAICMNSVLNTPCPDTLKSPCCRGSWFHRMCIQKHATTAGLHFFKCPLCNNKDHFQEEMLRMGVHIPDQDAAWETEPNAFTDLLERYLHCDAKKCECDKGRDYNKDGGKWEILVCDWCGSTGSHVGCQNIIKVGPDDYMCPDCYEIEKKWNNGNGIKKKKTGKKMLPSPRANKRLVDTALGNKGKSEYQQQAKGFRKLKASASQFEVLSGDECSSSETSLVLSPGNSLSDFSAGVFESPGKHESIISPMSLSKCSGKSRVVNKELKFVPSAATSKKHSVSKAVDLQDEEVDVVGVDNKCESLAASLKKKASPGSASQTKAKGYVYLDDGTNSMEETREKRRMKRKKKQQESIRKLLRLDIDMTWTDVDSSDSESESRPKKLRRRNSVFSSSNVDSQGETRRKSRSKASATVTCSSEDQKKDFSAGYNIDDAEPAVNRSGSGSQKIQLTFSQYNSSIVDDGAKNGVLKRLLQEPKISLDQNVDVCFNEKIIPGIVPKDSASYKNATGTLMNGKLGLKRSSNERSGQVGRGRKTSKGKLKYKMNPNQMLIKQWLEIGNERPKVEKKEFSPDTGNTRSGEKPKKTTLKIRFKGKTFIMMNRHIRPSTSFKENLEAGENTSDQGCYSMSPIKDGKRWRQTKGQEIVDPLASPPDGIKESMELWREAKKMVYTERKRSTSILEHSFVKSPRTFPKKKRSRLESLIRFPDDTITTYEEQHIYSNLNVKCSLADKFEYCGRKTKNSDSNSMDMSTLTFIDAHSLLSDGEVSMPKLSPIEMEDGVLIMPDKNRDDPQVSPVGDTHHCMVVNLQPRPMDIHKRAGSLSPSTTNNSETSLSDEERITGVGSYPTRLAITRSMSDVKC from the exons ATGACAAAATATCACAGGAAAGAAGATGGAAATGAAATTAGAAAAGCTCTTG GTCTTGACAAGGACCAGTGCTTGTTTTGTCTCCAATCAGAAGACAATGAGGAAAAGTTTGGAAGAAAGATCAAAAAGTTTGGATTGACAATCCATTATTTTTGCATG ttGTTTGCAAGTGGCTTAAGCCAGAGAGGAGATTCTGATGAAGATGGCATTTCTGGGTTCTTGCCTGCTGATGTACTAAAAGAACTTAAAAGAGGTCTAAGACTA agatgcacattttgtaaacaaaaggGAGCAACTATTGGTTGTGTGGTAGGAAAGTGCAGAACAGTGTTCCATTTCAGTTGTGGAATAAATGGAAAAACCCTGCATCAGTTCTTTGACACATTCAG TTCTTACTGCCTGGAACACCGACCCCAGCAGACACCGTGCCCAGATACCCAGGAGGCGGAGGTGTCCTGTGCTATCTGCATGAACTCTGTGCTTAACACGCCGTGTCCTGACACTCTAAAGTCCCCATGCTGTAGAGGGTCCTGGTTCCATAGGATGTGTATACAG aaacatgCAACAACAGCTGGGTTACACTTCTTTAAATGCCCGCTGTGTAACAACAAGGATCACTTCCAGGAGGAGATGTTGAGGATGGGAGTCCACATCCCAGACCA AGACGCAGCCTGGGAGACGGAGCCCAATGCCTTCACAGACCTGTTGGAGAGGTACCTTCACTGTGACGCCAAGAAGTGTGAGTGTGACAAAGGACGGGACTACAACAAAGATGGAGG GAAGTGGGAGATTTTGGTTTGTGACTGGTGCGGGTCTACTGGGTCCCATGTAGGGTGTCAGAACATCATCAAAGTTGGCCCAGACGACTACATGTGTCCAGACTGCTatgaaatagagaaaaaat GGAATAATGGCAATGgaatcaaaaagaaaaagacaggAAAGAAAATGCTTCCATCTCCACGAGCAAACAAGCGACTTGTAGACACAGCCCTTGGAAACAAAGGTAAAAGTGAATACCAACAGCAAGCCAAAGGCTTTAGAAAATTAAAGGCGTCAGCTTCACAGTTTGAAGTGTTGTCTGGAGATGAATGTTCCAGTTCAGAAACCTCTTTAGTGCTTAGTCCTGGAAACAGTCTGTCAGATTTCAGTGCTGGGGTGTTTGAGTCACCAGGAAAACATGAGAGTATCATATCACCAATGTCGCTGTCCAAGTGCAGTGGAAAATCCAGGGTTGTAAACAAGGAGTTGAAGTTTGTGCCATCAGCAGCTACCTCTAAAAAGCACTCCGTGAGTAAAGCTGTTGACCTGCAAGATGAAGAGGTGGATGTCGTGGGAGTAGATAATAAATGCGAGTCTTTAGCTGCATCACTAAAGAAGAAGGCTTCTCCAGGTTCTGCCTCTCAAACAAAAGCAAAGGGCTATGTGTATCTAGATGATGGGACAAATTCCATGGAGGAGACGAGAGAAAAGAGGAGGATGAAGAGGAAAAAGAAGCAGCAAGAAAGCATTCGTAAGCTGTTGAGGTTGGACATAGACATGACATGGACAGATGTGGACTCGTCGGATTCTGAATCAGAGTCGAGGCCTAAGAAATTAAGGAGAAGAAACTCGGTATTCTCTAGCAGCAACGTGGACTCGCAAGGGGAGACAAGGAGGAAATCAAGATCAAAGGCTTCAGCAACAGTGACTTGTAGCTCTGAGGACCAGAAGAAAGACTTCTCTGCTGGATATAACATTGATGATGCTGAACCTGCTGTGAATAGATCAGGGTCAGGCTCTCAGAAAATTCAATTGACTTTTTCCCAGTACAACTCATCCATTGTTGATGATGGTGCTAAAAATGGAGTTTTAAAACGGCTATTACAAGAACCCAAAATCTCTCTAGATCAAAATGTAGATGtttgtttcaatgaaaaaattattcctGGTATTGTACCCAAGGACAGTGCTTCTTACAAAAATGCAACAGGAACACTTATGAATGGAAAGTTGGGTCTGAAGAGGTCTTCAAATGAAAGGTCAGGACAGGTAGGGAGAGGCAGGAAAACTTCCAAAgggaaattaaaatataaaatgaatccCAACCAAATGCTGATTAAACAGTGGCTGGAAATAGGCAATGAAAGGCCAAAAGTGGAGAAAAAAGAGTTTTCCCCTGATACTGGCAACACCAGAAGCGGAGAAAAACCGAAGAAAACCACCCTCAAAATCAGATTTAAAGGTAAAACTTTTATTATGATGAATCGTCATATTAGACCAAGCACTTCCTTTAAGGAAAACTTGGAGGCAGGAGAGAACACTTCTGACCAAGGCTGTTATTCAATGTCACCAATTAAAGATGGTAAGAGGTGGCGGCAAACGAAAGGGCAAGAGATAGTTGATCCACTAGCTAGTCCGCCTGATGGGATAAAGGAGTCTATGGAGCTGTGGAGAGAAGCCAAAAAGATGGTGTATACAGAGAGGAAAAGAAGTACTAGTAttttggagcatagttttgtcAAATCGCCTAGAACATTCCCAAAAAAGAAGCGATCTCGACTAGAATCTCTGATCAGATTTCCAGATGATACCATCACCACTTACGAAGAGCAACACATTTACTCCAATCTGAATGTGAAGTGTTCCTTAGCTGACAAGTTTGAATACTGTGGGAGAAAAACGAAAAACAGTGACTCTAATTCTATGGATATGTCAACCCTGACCTTTATTGATGCTCACTCTCTCCTGAGTGATGGGGAGGTGTCCATGCCTAAGTTGTCCCCAATAGAAATGGAGGATGGGGTCCTCATTATGCCAGACAAGAACAGGGATGACCCCCAGGTCTCGCCCGTGGGGGACACTCACCACTGCATGGTAGTGAACCTACAGCCCAGACCAATGGACATTCACAAGAGAGCAGGGAGTCTGTCTCCCTCCACTACAAACAACAGCGAGACCAGCTTGTCGGACGAAGAGAGGATCACAGGGGTAGGGTCCTACCCGACCAGACTAGCCATCACACGCAGTATGTCCGATGTCAAGTGTTAA